In the Moraxella osloensis genome, TTGCTCACCAGCGGATGGATAATCTCGCCACTACTCGCCAGTAAATGCCCCACGACCGCCAGCAGCAGCACAATAGTCAGCCAACCAAACCCGCGCCAAACCGTTGACACGTCAGCTTCACGGGTCAGCATGGGCAAACCGACCAGCGGCGACGTACCACTACGATGCGCCAAACCAATTTCTGCAAACACCAATGGCAACCCGACCAAGGTCATCGCCACCAGCCACAACAACCAAAAATCAATCTGCCCAATGTAGTCACGGCTAAACCAAGTAAAAACCAGCAGCGGCAGCAAGCTTGCTATCAAAATCGGCTGTAAACGATTAAATGGCATGGTGTTGGATTCCTTTGTAGCGGTGGTTTATTGTCACAAAATTATTTGATTCGCTTCGCTAAAGTGATTTTAAGAAAGTGATTTTAAAAAAATGACTGTAAAATTTAACAGTGCAAAACTAAATCGCCGCTATTTTAGCAAACCCACACCGTATGCAAAACCCACCAACGCAAAATCCACACAAACTTATCAAAAATAGTGGTCAAAATAAAAAACCCTGCTTGTCACAGGGCTTACTTTATGGCTTCACATTATTGCTTCATATTAAAAAGCGCGGTTACACGTGCGGTAAAATCGCAGGCATCAAATCATGAAAGGTACGACCTGACGCGGTTTCACCAATGGCATGCATTTTCCACTCACCGTTATGACGATAAATTTTTGCCAAAATCAGCGCGGTATGACTGCCTTGGGCTGACAAATCGTAACGGGCAACTTCACTGTTATTGCTGGCATTCACCAAACGACAAAACGCATTATTAACCGTGGCAAAGGTTTGACCTGTAAAGCTATTGACAGTAAAAATCAAGGCTTGCACATGGTCAGGGATACGAGATAAATTGACATTAATCACTTCGTCATCGCCATCGCCAGCACCGGTGCGGTTATCGCCTGTGTGTTGTATGCTACTGTCTTTTGACTGCAATTGTCCAAACCAAATCGCATCTACCATTTGTTTGTTGGCATCAAGCATGATACACGACGCATCCAAGTCAATGCTACCGCCTGCGCTGCCACCACCGCCGAACAAGCCACCCAAAAATCCACCTGATTTTTGCGGCGCAGCACCGACATCCCAACCCAGACCCATTTTGATTTGGCTGAGTGTACCACCTGCTTCTTTTTCTAGCGAGATTTTTTGACCTTTTGATAAATTCACTGCCATGTTGGTATCCTTATTTTATTTTTTTACTATTCTATCTACGTTTTAAGCGGTGGATAACGGCTTGGCACAAACTGACTATAACAAACCGCCTAAAATACCTTCATTGCCACCGCGTCCACCTGAGTTTGACCCCAGTAAACTTTGAATCCAGCCTTGGTAAGTATCACGGTTACGCGAGCAAATCACTACTTTGCCTTGACCTGAGAACTTTAGCACCATGCCTTCGCCGCTCGTGACTGAATTGATGATATTGCCCAAAAAGCCTTTTTTCTGGCTGGTCGCCATTGACAGGCTATATTGCAGTCGGCTATCCCAGCATACCACGTGACCATTATCAATAATCACATCTTTATCAGGCGTGACATCAATCTCAAACAAAGAACCAAATCCAGATACCACGACCTGACCTTGACCTTGCGTTTGCATGACCATAAAACCACCCGTATCCCCAAATACAGCGCCGCCTAAATTGCGCTGGATATTGGCACGCAAATCAACGCTATGGGTGGCTGCCACAAAGGCACCATCACTGAGTGTATACTGATTGGCGCCGACGTCTAAAATTTGCATATCGCCATCAAGTGTGGGCGCCAGTAAGCAGTCACCCTCACCATTTACCGCTTCAATTTGCTGTTGAAAAATCGACTCGTCATTGGCAAATCGGCGCATCAAAGCTTGCATGATGCCGCCACGCATCTGACCTTTAAGCTCAAGATTTGACTCCATCATGACCATGGCATTGGATTCGCAATAAATCGAATCACCTTTTTTGAGATTACAATGTAAAAATGGCTCAATCGTCCCAATCATACTAAACGTCGCTGCCATAGGTTAATGTATCCTTATAAACTAAGTGGCAAAAATGATGATAAAAGTAGCTAAGTTTGAAAAAGCCCTTAGGCTTAAAAAAGCGCTCAAGCTTAAAAAGCGCTCAGGTTAAAAAAATGGTTATGTTGAAAAAAAGGGGCAAGCCGATGCCACCCCATTGTTAAAAAAATGTTAAAAATTTTAGCAAAAAATCTAAACAGCAACGCCATATGACGCAGCCAATGGCCCTAAACCACCAGCAAAACCTTGTCCAACCGCGCGGAATTTCCACTCGCCATTGTTCTTATAAAGCTCACCAAAAATCATCGCTGTCTCGGTGCTGCTGTCTTCTGACAAATCATAACGAGCCACTTCAGCGCCGCCTTGGGTATTCACAATACGAATATAAGCGTTTGCTACTTGCCCAAAGTTTTGGTTACGCGCTTGACCCTCATAAATCACCGCACAAAATACCACTTTGCTTACATCGGCTGGGACCTTAGACAAATCTACTTTGATGACTTCATCGTCGCCATCGCCTTCACCGGTGCGGTTATCACCCGTATGCTCTACTGAGCCATCGGATGATTTTAGGTTATTAAAGAAAATAAAATCTGCATCTGCCCGTACTTTACCCGATTCATTGACCAAAAACGCGACCGCGTCTAAGTCAAAGGCTTGCCCGTCAGTGGCACGTGGGTTCCAGCCTAGACCAACGGCCATGTTGGTTAAATTCGGTGCTTCCTTTGATAAATTAACATTACCACCTTTGGTTAAGCTAATTGCCATTGTTTTATCCTTTGTAATAAATTTTTGAAGTCAAATAAGAAAATCGATGTCCGTTGTCATGCGCTGCGCCTTTCACGCTCAGACTACAAGTGCCTAGAACAAAAGCGCGCCCAGACTAAAATCGCCCAAAATAAAAGGCTCAAACACCATAAAAAATCGCCTAAAAAAACAAAACGTGAGCCGAAACCCACGTTTTAACTATACCTTTGGTGATAGAATTTGTCCACCATTCGGCTACATTAAGCTGTTATATTTATGTGTCAAAAGCTTAAGGGATATTAAGCTCAAGTCAGCATCCTAAATACCGCTACGGTTACGCATGAGCCCCAGTCTTTTTAGCATCTTTTAGTGTTTAGCCAAGGCTGCTTCGCGCTTACGGTAGCTGATAGAGTTAATCACTGCCCATACGATAAAGGCAATCCCAATCAAACCTGTCACGATTTCTGGCACTTCGATATGCACAGTTGCCAATAGCATGATGACCGCCAACGCGCCAATCGCATAATGCGCACCATGCTCTAGATAAACAAACTCATCGAGCGTGCCTTTTTCTACCAAGAAAATGGTCATGGATCGCACAAACATCGCACCAATGGCAAGCCCAAGCATGATGATAATCACGTCATTGGTAATGGCAAACGCGCCAATCACCCCATCAAAACTAAACGATGCATCGAGTACTTCTAGATACAAGAAACCTGCGATACCGCCTTTGGCAATCGCGCCCGCTACTTCTTTGCCTTCAATCACATCGGGGGTTGATTCATCATCATCACTCGCCCCTTCTAAAAGGCTTGATAACACATTGGTGGCTAGATAAATCAAAATACCAAATACCCCTGCGGTTAACACCACTGATTTTTTGGCGTCTTCCACCCAATATAAGGCGGTCATTAACAGTACCAATGCCACAAACACGCTCATGGCATCGACCTTGCCAAATCGTGCCAATTTACGCTCGAGCCATTCAAACCACATCACTTCTTTTTCATCAAAGATGAAGTTTAAAAAAACGAGCAACAAGAACATCCCACCAAATGCCGCAATCTCTGCATGATGCTCCATCAGTTTGGCAGAGTATTCTTTCGGGTTGTTGAGCGCCATGTTGATGACATCCATCATGCCCATATCGGCAGTCACTGCGACGATGACAATCGGGAATACCAGACGCATACCAAATACCGCGATGAGTATACCCACAGTCAAGAAAATCATTTTCCAAAACTTATCCCAGGTTTTGAGTACCGAGGCATTAACCACGGCATTGTCAAACGACAGTGAAATCTCCATCACTGCCAGAATCAAGGTGATAAATAACGCCGAGAGCATGGCACTGACACCACCATGTGAAAAACCCCACCACGCTGCAATTGCCAGCGCAATCGTGGTAAAGACAATATCAAAATAAAAATGTCTCATAATAATCCTACAAATTGAAAAAATTAACGGCTAATAAAGTCATCTAACGCGTAAGATGATTGGATGTGCCTATCTTACACAACTATTTGTTCAATCATACTACAAATGTGTTACCAAACAATTGATTGCACGCTTAAACCACGCATTATGGCAAATATTCGCCAACTTGGTGCATTTATGGGTACAATAGCCACTTTTAATTTTTTAAACCAAGTGCTAACTGCAAAATATTGCGATTAGCCTGTGTTTAAACCCTGTTTGGAAGCGTCGCGGTATGTTAGAAAACTTTATCACCCTTGTTCTGATTCTTACCCCCTTGGTGGTCGGGTTTTTGCTACCATTACCGCAACGATTCATGCCGCTGGTAGACAAGCTACTGACCAACTTGGTGTTTGTGATTTTAACCTTTATTGGTCTTTCGTTGTCGCAGATTGCTAACTTAGGCGCGCAGATTGGGTTTATTGGCACCAATGTGGCAGTATTGGCGATTTGTACCCTAGGTGCAGGTTTTATCAGTTTGCTGATGTTTGATAGGCTGCATCCTTGGCAACGTACCCTTCCCCATGAGCATAGCCAAGCAGGTTTTAGCATCACCGGAAGCCTCGTTCAGTTGTGCTGTGTGGTGTTGGGTTTTGTACTGGGCAAATTGCTGCCAATATTTTTGCCAATAATGGATTTGCCGATTGATGGCATCATCAAGGGC is a window encoding:
- a CDS encoding DUF475 domain-containing protein produces the protein MRHFYFDIVFTTIALAIAAWWGFSHGGVSAMLSALFITLILAVMEISLSFDNAVVNASVLKTWDKFWKMIFLTVGILIAVFGMRLVFPIVIVAVTADMGMMDVINMALNNPKEYSAKLMEHHAEIAAFGGMFLLLVFLNFIFDEKEVMWFEWLERKLARFGKVDAMSVFVALVLLMTALYWVEDAKKSVVLTAGVFGILIYLATNVLSSLLEGASDDDESTPDVIEGKEVAGAIAKGGIAGFLYLEVLDASFSFDGVIGAFAITNDVIIIMLGLAIGAMFVRSMTIFLVEKGTLDEFVYLEHGAHYAIGALAVIMLLATVHIEVPEIVTGLIGIAFIVWAVINSISYRKREAALAKH
- a CDS encoding TerD family protein, translated to MAVNLSKGQKISLEKEAGGTLSQIKMGLGWDVGAAPQKSGGFLGGLFGGGGSAGGSIDLDASCIMLDANKQMVDAIWFGQLQSKDSSIQHTGDNRTGAGDGDDEVINVNLSRIPDHVQALIFTVNSFTGQTFATVNNAFCRLVNASNNSEVARYDLSAQGSHTALILAKIYRHNGEWKMHAIGETASGRTFHDLMPAILPHV
- a CDS encoding TIGR00266 family protein — protein: MAATFSMIGTIEPFLHCNLKKGDSIYCESNAMVMMESNLELKGQMRGGIMQALMRRFANDESIFQQQIEAVNGEGDCLLAPTLDGDMQILDVGANQYTLSDGAFVAATHSVDLRANIQRNLGGAVFGDTGGFMVMQTQGQGQVVVSGFGSLFEIDVTPDKDVIIDNGHVVCWDSRLQYSLSMATSQKKGFLGNIINSVTSGEGMVLKFSGQGKVVICSRNRDTYQGWIQSLLGSNSGGRGGNEGILGGLL
- a CDS encoding TerD family protein — encoded protein: MAISLTKGGNVNLSKEAPNLTNMAVGLGWNPRATDGQAFDLDAVAFLVNESGKVRADADFIFFNNLKSSDGSVEHTGDNRTGEGDGDDEVIKVDLSKVPADVSKVVFCAVIYEGQARNQNFGQVANAYIRIVNTQGGAEVARYDLSEDSSTETAMIFGELYKNNGEWKFRAVGQGFAGGLGPLAASYGVAV